A section of the Chlamydiota bacterium genome encodes:
- the yajC gene encoding preprotein translocase subunit YajC, whose amino-acid sequence MNFLFLAMASPQGGQGSPFASMVPFLLIVPIFYFLLIRPQQKRQKQFKQMVAQLKKDDRVVTAGGIHGLVLSVKEHTLTLKIADNVKVEIDRSSIARVLGAETEVGK is encoded by the coding sequence ATGAATTTTTTATTTTTAGCAATGGCAAGTCCACAGGGGGGGCAGGGAAGTCCTTTTGCGTCGATGGTTCCCTTTTTACTGATTGTTCCTATTTTTTATTTTCTTCTCATTCGTCCTCAGCAGAAAAGGCAGAAACAATTTAAACAAATGGTTGCCCAGCTTAAAAAGGATGATCGTGTGGTGACCGCAGGCGGGATTCATGGCTTGGTTCTTTCGGTGAAAGAACATACCTTAACGCTTAAAATTGCCGACAATGTGAAAGTTGAAATTGACCGTTCCTCCATTGCACGTGTCCTGGGCGCGGAGACGGAGGTTGGAAAATAA